The Cloeon dipterum chromosome 3, ieCloDipt1.1, whole genome shotgun sequence genome includes a region encoding these proteins:
- the LOC135939478 gene encoding uncharacterized protein LOC135939478 isoform X1: MLQDMDPRWARWAEFHQKFKPLCLVCRKNKPREDPIRRTNREVRAICNYPPPGIEVVPDLDDADKLHTFITCTDNTSIYLIIRLPKNYPNEGPRVTCMTDASCTAVFEPYGKKVLLSMLGTEEPFDWSPDESLESVLISIQRFLNNEAELVKVLSDLQGQATAAPIQATRKWHQSITPDLRNRLVFKTFRGIYPTRDVQALTHKNINKLIEYARKVEGDLYQKSTSKYEYYLLLHKITLEVEDKREKIWQRDLKELKQLRQNLLSVMHSYVIPRQETS; this comes from the exons Atg TTGCAGGATATGGATCCAAGATGGGCCCGATGGGCCgaatttcaccaaaaatttaaGCCGTTATGTTTGGTTTGTAGGAAAAACAAACCGCGAGAAGACCCGATCAGAAGGACGAACAG GGAAGTGAGGGCCATCTGCAATTACCCCCCGCCTGGCATCGAGGTGGTGCCGGACCTTGATGATGCGGATAAGTTGCACACCTTCATCACGTGCACGGATAACACTTCGATATACTTGATTATCCGCCTCCCAAAAAACTACCCAAATGAGGGGCCAAGGGTCACGTGTATGACCGACGCCAGCTGCACTGCGGTCTTCGAACCCTACGGCAAGAAGGTGCTTCTCAGCATGCTTGGCACAGAGGAACCGTTCGACTGGAGCCCAGACGAAAGCCTGGAAAGCGTGCTCATCTCAATCCAGCGCTTCCTGAACAATGAAGCAGAGCTCGTCAAG GTCCTATCCGACCTGCAGGGTCAAGCCACCGCAGCACCTATCCAAGCAACACGGAAGTGGCACCAGTCGATCACTCCAGATTTACGAAATCGCCTAGTTTTTAAAAC ATTTCGAGGAATATATCCTACTCGGGATGTCCAAGCATTGacgcacaaaaatattaataaattaatcgaATACGCCAGAAAAGTCGAAGGTGATTTGTATCAAAAATCGACATCAAAA TATGAATATTATCTTTTACTACATAAGATAACCCTTGAGGTCGAAGATAAACGTG AGAAGATTTGGCAGCGGGACCTCAAAGAGCTCAAGCAGCTGCGGCAGAATCTGCTGTCGGTGATGCATAGTTACGTGATCCCGAGACAAGAGACAAGCTAG
- the PKD gene encoding serine/threonine-protein kinase D3 isoform X1, with amino-acid sequence MENPEQTFLMQMGLTRDAVTCSNPSLPVLKELAADFLNAKFPDHGFTIPADRVLLFLHDYNSPNILQRIGPSTEVVEGSLIEVVVSGQQPKDEATVCPHALAVHSYKTPTFCDFCGEMLFGLVRQGVKCEGCGLNYHKRCVVKVPNNCINNMERRKSASHPMGTSPSGSQTSLISDDSSNNLLSVPVTSPPKARSPSLGGRVAIKIPHTFALHTYALPTVCRVCKKLLKGIFKQGLQCKDCHYNAHKKCVDLVPKDCTGEESVRELNETMAEKENRNDEESDGGESPTGNRRSQGSPGPSQCSNGNYYDIMPPVNSPNDLVKNRPMSSTPSNNIPLMRIVQSVKHTKKRGGSKVVKEGWMVHFTNKDKNRKRHYWRLDTKTITLFQNDTGSKYYKEIPLPEILAIETAKTMHGEFMHCFELRTANVDYFVGEDLLFNAPGTTMPPADSGIGAHLAKSWETTIRQALMPVTSQASNRNSSESSSGSEKEENIMDIHQIYQIFPDEVLGSGQFGIVYGGVYRKTNRPVAIKVIDKLRFPTKQEAELKNEVEILQDIAHLGIVNLERTFECPERIFVVMEKLRGDMLEMILSSEKGRLSERITKFLITQILVALKHLHSKNVVHCDLKPENVLLSTNVDFPQVKLCDFGYAKIIGEKSFRKSVVGTPAYLAPEVLRNKCYNRSLDMWSVGVIVYVSLSGTFPFNEDEDINDQIQNAAFMYPPNPWKEISSDAIDLINNLLQVKQRKRLTVDKSLSHIWLQDYQTWCDLRKLEGQLGTRYLTHESDDARWECYRQDVASREVL; translated from the exons ATGGAGAATCCAgagcaaacttttttaatgcaaatggGCCTGACAAGGGATGCAGTGACCTGCTCCAACCCTAGCCTGCCTGTTCTCAAGGAATTAGCTGCAGATTTTTTGAATGCAAAG TTCCCTGACCACGGATTCACCATTCCTGCGGATAGAGTTCTCCTTTTCCTGCACGACTACAACTcgccaaatattttacaaagaaTCGGACCCTCGACAGAGGTTGTCGAAGGCTCTCTCATCGAAGTAGTCGTCTCAG GACAACAACCAAAGGACGAAGCGACTGTGTGTCCTCACGCCCTGGCCGTGCACTCGTACAAGACGCCCACCTTCTGTGATTTCTGCGGCGAAATGCTGTTTGGTCTGGTGAGACAGGGCGTCAAGTGCGAGGGCTGCGGACTCAACTACCACAAACGATGCGTGGTCAAGGTTCCAAACAACTGCATCAACAACATGGAACGCAGGAAATCCGCATCGCACCCCATGGGAACAAGTCCCTCGGGCTCGCAGACCTCCCTTATTTCCGACGACAGCAGCAACAACCTG TTGTCTGTGCCTGTGACCTCGCCACCAAAGGCCCGTTCTCCTTCCCTGGGAGGCCGTGTGGCCATCAAGATTCCACACACATTTGCATTGCATACTTACGCGCTACCAACAGTGTGTCGTGTTTGCAAAAAGCTGCTGAAAGGCATTTTCAAACAAGGGTTGCAGTGCAAGGATTGTCATTACAACGCCCACAAGAAATGCGTCGACCTGGTACCAAAAGACTGCACTGGCGAAGAGAGCGTCCGAGAGCTGAATG AGACCATGGCGGAAAAGGAGAACAGAAACGACGAAGAGAGCGACGGAGGCGAATCTCCGACAGGAAACCGAAGATCACAAGGCTCGCCAGGACCTAGTCAGTGTTCAAACGGCAATTATTAT GATATTATGCCGCCCGTAAACAGCCCAAACGACCTTGTTAAAAACCGACCCATGAG ctccaCGCCCAGCAATAACATACCTCTTATGAGAATAGTCCAGTCTGTCAAACACACAAAGAAGAGAGGAGGATCCAAAGTCGTCAAAGAGGGATGGATGGTGCACTTCACAAACAAAGATAAAAAC CGTAAACGGCATTACTGGCGTCTGGACACGAAAACTATCACGTTATTTCAAAACGACACTGGCAGCAAGTATTACAAAGAAATTCCTCTTCCCGAGATTTTAGCCATCGAGACTGCGAAAACGATGCATGGAG AATTCATGCACTGCTTTGAGCTGCGCACAGCAAACGTGGATTACTTTGTTGGAGAAGACCTGCTTTTCAATGCTCCCGGCACGACAATGCCTCCAGCAGACAGTGGAATCGGCGCGCACCTGGCCAAAAGCTGGGAGACGACCATCAGACAGGCGTTGATGCCAGTCACTTCGCAAGCGAGCAATCGTAATT CAAGtgaaagcagcagcggcagtgaAAAGGAGGAGAACATAATGGATATTCACCAAATTTACCAGATCTTCCCTGACGAAGTGCTGGGCTCAGGACAATTCGGCATTGTCTATGGTGGCGTTTACCGCAAGACAAACAGGCCTGTTGCTATCAAAGTGATAGACAAGCTGCGATTCCCCACCAAGCAAGAGGCTGAACTGAAAAACGAGGTGGAAATTCTACAGGATATAGCTCACCTGGGCATCGTCAATTTGGAAAGAACGTTCGAGTGTCCCGAAAGGATCTTTGTCGTCATGGAGAAATTGCGGGGCGACATGctggaaatgattttatccAGCGAGAAAGGCCGTCTCTCTGAGCGTATTACCAAATTTCTCATCACACAG atctTGGTTGCCCTGAAACACCTGCACAGCAAAAATGTCGTTCACTGCGACCTGAAGCCGGAAAATGTGTTGTTGTCCACAAATGTGGATTTTCCTCAAGTGAAGCTGTGTGATTTTGGCTATGCTAAAATCATAGGGGAAAAATCGTTCAGGAAGTCTGTAGTAGGCACGCCAGCGTATCTAG CTCCTGAGGTGTTGAGGAACAAATGCTACAACCGGTCACTCGACATGTGGAGTGTTGGTGTTATTGTCTACGTCAGCCTCAGCGGCACGTTCCCCTTCAATGAGGACGAGGACATCAACGATCAAATCCAGAATGCAGCTTTTATGTACCCTCCTAATCCCTGGAAGGAAATTTCATCTGATG CTATCGATCTGATCAACAACCTATTGCAAGTAAAACAACGAAAGAGACTGACAGTGGACAAATCACTTTCCCACATTTGGCTGCAG GACTACCAGACCTGGTGTGACCTGCGGAAGTTGGAGGGTCAGCTGGGCACGCGATACTTGACCCACGAAAGCGATGATGCGCGCTGGGAATGCTATCGACAAGACGTGGCCAGCAGAGAGGTTCTCTGA
- the LOC135939478 gene encoding uncharacterized protein LOC135939478 isoform X2 yields MDPRWARWAEFHQKFKPLCLVCRKNKPREDPIRRTNREVRAICNYPPPGIEVVPDLDDADKLHTFITCTDNTSIYLIIRLPKNYPNEGPRVTCMTDASCTAVFEPYGKKVLLSMLGTEEPFDWSPDESLESVLISIQRFLNNEAELVKVLSDLQGQATAAPIQATRKWHQSITPDLRNRLVFKTFRGIYPTRDVQALTHKNINKLIEYARKVEGDLYQKSTSKYEYYLLLHKITLEVEDKREKIWQRDLKELKQLRQNLLSVMHSYVIPRQETS; encoded by the exons ATGGATCCAAGATGGGCCCGATGGGCCgaatttcaccaaaaatttaaGCCGTTATGTTTGGTTTGTAGGAAAAACAAACCGCGAGAAGACCCGATCAGAAGGACGAACAG GGAAGTGAGGGCCATCTGCAATTACCCCCCGCCTGGCATCGAGGTGGTGCCGGACCTTGATGATGCGGATAAGTTGCACACCTTCATCACGTGCACGGATAACACTTCGATATACTTGATTATCCGCCTCCCAAAAAACTACCCAAATGAGGGGCCAAGGGTCACGTGTATGACCGACGCCAGCTGCACTGCGGTCTTCGAACCCTACGGCAAGAAGGTGCTTCTCAGCATGCTTGGCACAGAGGAACCGTTCGACTGGAGCCCAGACGAAAGCCTGGAAAGCGTGCTCATCTCAATCCAGCGCTTCCTGAACAATGAAGCAGAGCTCGTCAAG GTCCTATCCGACCTGCAGGGTCAAGCCACCGCAGCACCTATCCAAGCAACACGGAAGTGGCACCAGTCGATCACTCCAGATTTACGAAATCGCCTAGTTTTTAAAAC ATTTCGAGGAATATATCCTACTCGGGATGTCCAAGCATTGacgcacaaaaatattaataaattaatcgaATACGCCAGAAAAGTCGAAGGTGATTTGTATCAAAAATCGACATCAAAA TATGAATATTATCTTTTACTACATAAGATAACCCTTGAGGTCGAAGATAAACGTG AGAAGATTTGGCAGCGGGACCTCAAAGAGCTCAAGCAGCTGCGGCAGAATCTGCTGTCGGTGATGCATAGTTACGTGATCCCGAGACAAGAGACAAGCTAG
- the LOC135940871 gene encoding ras-related protein Rab-1A, with protein MNPEYDYLFKLLLIGDSGVGKSCLLLRFADDSYTESYISTIGVDFKIRTIELDGKSIKLQIWDTAGQERFRTITSSYYRGAHGIIVVYDCTDQESFNNVKQWLEEIDRYACDNVNKLLVGNKSDLSTKKVVDYTTAKEYADQLGIPFLETSAKNATNVEQAFMTMAAEIKNRVGPPSSAADTANKVKIDQGRPIESNKSGCC; from the exons ATGAACCCCGAATA TGACTATTTGTTTAAACTTCTGCTCATTGGCGACAGTGGTGTTGGAAAATCATGTCTGCTGCTAAGGTTTGCA GATGATTCCTACACCGAGTCCTACATTAGCACAATCGGAGTTGACTTT aaaataagGACCATAGAGCTGGATGGCAAGTCCATCAAACTCCAGATCTGGGATACAGCCGGGCAAGAGCGATTCCGTACCATTACATCAAGTTATTACCGTGGAGCCCATGGTATCATTGTCGTGTACGACTGCACTGATCAGGAATCTTTCAACAATGTGAAGCAGTGGCTTGAAGAAATCGACCGCTACGCTTGCGATAATGTCAACAAACTGCTTGTTGGCAACAAATCCGACCTAAGCACCAAGAAAGTGGTCGACTACACCACAGCCAAG GAGTATGCGGATCAACTAGGCATTCCTTTCTTGGAAACCTCGGCAAAGAACGCAACCAACGTCGAGCAGGCTTTCATGACAATGGCTGCTGAAATCAAAAACCGAGTGGGACCCCCATCATCCGCAGCAGATACAGCGAAcaaggtcaaaatcgaccaAGGCAGGCCTATTGAGAGCAACAAGTCTGGCTGCTGCTGA
- the PKD gene encoding serine/threonine-protein kinase D3 isoform X2, protein MENPEQTFLMQMGLTRDAVTCSNPSLPVLKELAADFLNAKFPDHGFTIPADRVLLFLHDYNSPNILQRIGPSTEVVEGSLIEVVVSGQQPKDEATVCPHALAVHSYKTPTFCDFCGEMLFGLVRQGVKCEGCGLNYHKRCVVKVPNNCINNMERRKSASHPMGTSPSGSQTSLISDDSSNNLLSVPVTSPPKARSPSLGGRVAIKIPHTFALHTYALPTVCRVCKKLLKGIFKQGLQCKDCHYNAHKKCVDLVPKDCTGEESVRELNETMAEKENRNDEESDGGESPTGNRRSQGSPGPSQCSNGNYYDIMPPVNSPNDLVKNRPMSSTPSNNIPLMRIVQSVKHTKKRGGSKVVKEGWMVHFTNKDKNRKRHYWRLDTKTITLFQNDTGSKYYKEIPLPEILAIETAKTMHGEFMHCFELRTANVDYFVGEDLLFNAPGTTMPPADSGIGAHLAKSWETTIRQALMPVTSQASNPSESSSGSEKEENIMDIHQIYQIFPDEVLGSGQFGIVYGGVYRKTNRPVAIKVIDKLRFPTKQEAELKNEVEILQDIAHLGIVNLERTFECPERIFVVMEKLRGDMLEMILSSEKGRLSERITKFLITQILVALKHLHSKNVVHCDLKPENVLLSTNVDFPQVKLCDFGYAKIIGEKSFRKSVVGTPAYLAPEVLRNKCYNRSLDMWSVGVIVYVSLSGTFPFNEDEDINDQIQNAAFMYPPNPWKEISSDAIDLINNLLQVKQRKRLTVDKSLSHIWLQDYQTWCDLRKLEGQLGTRYLTHESDDARWECYRQDVASREVL, encoded by the exons ATGGAGAATCCAgagcaaacttttttaatgcaaatggGCCTGACAAGGGATGCAGTGACCTGCTCCAACCCTAGCCTGCCTGTTCTCAAGGAATTAGCTGCAGATTTTTTGAATGCAAAG TTCCCTGACCACGGATTCACCATTCCTGCGGATAGAGTTCTCCTTTTCCTGCACGACTACAACTcgccaaatattttacaaagaaTCGGACCCTCGACAGAGGTTGTCGAAGGCTCTCTCATCGAAGTAGTCGTCTCAG GACAACAACCAAAGGACGAAGCGACTGTGTGTCCTCACGCCCTGGCCGTGCACTCGTACAAGACGCCCACCTTCTGTGATTTCTGCGGCGAAATGCTGTTTGGTCTGGTGAGACAGGGCGTCAAGTGCGAGGGCTGCGGACTCAACTACCACAAACGATGCGTGGTCAAGGTTCCAAACAACTGCATCAACAACATGGAACGCAGGAAATCCGCATCGCACCCCATGGGAACAAGTCCCTCGGGCTCGCAGACCTCCCTTATTTCCGACGACAGCAGCAACAACCTG TTGTCTGTGCCTGTGACCTCGCCACCAAAGGCCCGTTCTCCTTCCCTGGGAGGCCGTGTGGCCATCAAGATTCCACACACATTTGCATTGCATACTTACGCGCTACCAACAGTGTGTCGTGTTTGCAAAAAGCTGCTGAAAGGCATTTTCAAACAAGGGTTGCAGTGCAAGGATTGTCATTACAACGCCCACAAGAAATGCGTCGACCTGGTACCAAAAGACTGCACTGGCGAAGAGAGCGTCCGAGAGCTGAATG AGACCATGGCGGAAAAGGAGAACAGAAACGACGAAGAGAGCGACGGAGGCGAATCTCCGACAGGAAACCGAAGATCACAAGGCTCGCCAGGACCTAGTCAGTGTTCAAACGGCAATTATTAT GATATTATGCCGCCCGTAAACAGCCCAAACGACCTTGTTAAAAACCGACCCATGAG ctccaCGCCCAGCAATAACATACCTCTTATGAGAATAGTCCAGTCTGTCAAACACACAAAGAAGAGAGGAGGATCCAAAGTCGTCAAAGAGGGATGGATGGTGCACTTCACAAACAAAGATAAAAAC CGTAAACGGCATTACTGGCGTCTGGACACGAAAACTATCACGTTATTTCAAAACGACACTGGCAGCAAGTATTACAAAGAAATTCCTCTTCCCGAGATTTTAGCCATCGAGACTGCGAAAACGATGCATGGAG AATTCATGCACTGCTTTGAGCTGCGCACAGCAAACGTGGATTACTTTGTTGGAGAAGACCTGCTTTTCAATGCTCCCGGCACGACAATGCCTCCAGCAGACAGTGGAATCGGCGCGCACCTGGCCAAAAGCTGGGAGACGACCATCAGACAGGCGTTGATGCCAGTCACTTCGCAAGCGAGCAATC CAAGtgaaagcagcagcggcagtgaAAAGGAGGAGAACATAATGGATATTCACCAAATTTACCAGATCTTCCCTGACGAAGTGCTGGGCTCAGGACAATTCGGCATTGTCTATGGTGGCGTTTACCGCAAGACAAACAGGCCTGTTGCTATCAAAGTGATAGACAAGCTGCGATTCCCCACCAAGCAAGAGGCTGAACTGAAAAACGAGGTGGAAATTCTACAGGATATAGCTCACCTGGGCATCGTCAATTTGGAAAGAACGTTCGAGTGTCCCGAAAGGATCTTTGTCGTCATGGAGAAATTGCGGGGCGACATGctggaaatgattttatccAGCGAGAAAGGCCGTCTCTCTGAGCGTATTACCAAATTTCTCATCACACAG atctTGGTTGCCCTGAAACACCTGCACAGCAAAAATGTCGTTCACTGCGACCTGAAGCCGGAAAATGTGTTGTTGTCCACAAATGTGGATTTTCCTCAAGTGAAGCTGTGTGATTTTGGCTATGCTAAAATCATAGGGGAAAAATCGTTCAGGAAGTCTGTAGTAGGCACGCCAGCGTATCTAG CTCCTGAGGTGTTGAGGAACAAATGCTACAACCGGTCACTCGACATGTGGAGTGTTGGTGTTATTGTCTACGTCAGCCTCAGCGGCACGTTCCCCTTCAATGAGGACGAGGACATCAACGATCAAATCCAGAATGCAGCTTTTATGTACCCTCCTAATCCCTGGAAGGAAATTTCATCTGATG CTATCGATCTGATCAACAACCTATTGCAAGTAAAACAACGAAAGAGACTGACAGTGGACAAATCACTTTCCCACATTTGGCTGCAG GACTACCAGACCTGGTGTGACCTGCGGAAGTTGGAGGGTCAGCTGGGCACGCGATACTTGACCCACGAAAGCGATGATGCGCGCTGGGAATGCTATCGACAAGACGTGGCCAGCAGAGAGGTTCTCTGA
- the LOC135940870 gene encoding uncharacterized protein LOC135940870 has protein sequence MSSASLETDWEGWCGNLMITKKIVMKGPWGDSAMPLGAECCIRVSDSQGFLEDGSTTLTTGEADTAELRALEKVLMTMTMGEKSQIILFIDGVERGRATVELKELINAGPVYKWTEEKILEMAAGLKEKAVDLFKVGRTEDSFYLFSKAHSILVIGEAKDSDELKATLCSNMAACQLKKKNVENARDLSLMALELSPEMPKALYRLADSSIQLKEYEVAESSLKSLLKIEPSNKDALKLLAALKDLTKESDSQYKDMVQKMFS, from the exons ATGAGTTCAGCATCTCTGGAAACTGATTGGGAGGGATGGTGCGGCAACCTGATGATCACCAAGAAGATCGTGATGAAAGGCCCTTGGGGTGACAGTGCGATGCCGCTGGGCGCCGAGTGCTGTATTCGTGTCAGCGACTCGCAAGGGTTTCTTGAAGATGGCTCGACAACCCTGACCACAGGAGAGGCAGACACCGCAGAGTTGCGGGCGCTTGAGAAAGTGCTGATGACTATGACAATGGGAGAAAAGAgccaaataatattgttcATCGATGGGGTGGAAAGGGGGAGGGCGACTGTTGAGCTCAAGGAGTTGATAAACGCCGGACCTGTGTACAAATGGACAGAGGAAAAAATCCTAGAG atGGCAGCCggtttgaaagaaaaagcagtGGATCTGTTCAAGGTTGGAAGGACAGAGGACTCTTTTTATCTGTTTTCCAAAGCTCATTCAATCCTGGTCATTGGAGAGGCGAAAGACAGCGATGAGCTGAAAGCTACGTTATGCTCTAACATGGCAGCTTGTCAActtaagaagaaaaatgtcGAAAATGCCAGAGACCTCTCACTCATGGCTTTGGAGTTAAGTCCAGAAATGCCGAAGGCACTCTACAGATTAGCTGACTCTTCCATTCAGTTAAAG GAATATGAAGTAGCAGAATCCAGTTTGAAAAGCCTACTGAAAATTGAGCCAAGTAATAAGGACGCGCTCAAACTATTAGCAGCGCTGAAAGACTTGACAAAGGAATCGGATTCACAATATAAGGATATGgtccaaaaaatgttttcgtga
- the Uba3 gene encoding NEDD8-activating enzyme E1 catalytic subunit — protein MSGSVEMEVQSDDSPMPAAPKSWMRNAMERSGPFCLPDFDHRPGALHSVLGQIQVLVVGAGGLGCELLKDLALMGFSQLHVIDMDTIDLSNLNRQFLFRRNDIGRSKAEVAANFINKRIPGVNVTPHFCKIQDKDEDFYRQFHVVVCGLDSVPARRWMNGMLHSLIEYDDDNTPIAGTNIPLVDGGTEGLKGNARVILTGISACIECTLGLYPPQVTYPLCTIANTPRLPEHCIEYVKIIQWPKENPYQCEIDGDDPAHLCWIHEKSVERASHFGITGVDYKLVQGVVKNIIPAVASTNASIAAVCANEVFKLATGVCKPLNDYVVLNQSDGVYTFAFANEKREDCLVCGRKANILNIKEDAKLEELISKLCQDDGARMKNPGLTTNVNGKQMTLYIATVPSIERQTRPNLKKTLTELGLVNGAEIVVADETSPMSMTFKLNFN, from the exons ATGTCGGGGAGCGTTGAAATGGAAGTTCAGTCAgatg ATTCGCCAATGCCGGCTGCTCCAAAATCCTGGATGCGCAATGCAATGGAGAGAAGTGGCCCATTTTGCTTGCCAGACTTTGACCACAGACCCGGAGCTCTCCACAGTGTCCTGGGACAGATCCAGGTGTTAGTTGTTGGCGCAGGAGGTCTTGGTTGCGAGCTGTTGAAAGACCTGGCGCTCATGGGCTTTTCTCAGCTGCATGTTATTGACATGGATACAATTGATCTGTCCAACTTAAACAGACAGTTCCTGTTTCGAAGAAACGACATCGGCAGATCTAAAGCTGAGGTTGCTGCCAACTTCATTAACAAACGAATTCCAGGAGTGAATGTCACACC gcacttttgtaaaattcaaGATAAAGACGAGGATTTTTATCGGCAGTTCCATGTGGTTGTCTGTGGCCTTGACTCTGTTCCTGCCAGAAG GTGGATGAATGGAATGCTCCACTCTTTGATAGAATACGATGATGATAACACCCCTATTGCGGGCACAAACATCCCTCTTGTGGACGGGGGCACGGAGGGTCTGAAAGGAAACGCGAGAGTGATTTTGACTGGCATAAGTGCTTGCATCGAGTGCACATTAGGGCTGTACCCTCCACAG gTAACTTATCCCCTTTGCACAATTGCAAACACGCCTCGTCTTCCTGAGCACTGCATCGAGTATGTGAAGATAATACAGTGGCCCAAGGAGAATCCCTACCAGTGCGAGATTGACGGCGATGATCCTGCTCATTTGTGTTGGATTCATGAGAAGTCTGTCGAAAGGGCGTCTCATTTTG GCATCACTGGAGTTGATTACAAGTTGGTGCAGGGTGTAGTGAAGAACATTATTCCTGCTGTGGCTTCTACAAACGCTTCAATCGCGGCCGTCTGCGCCAATGAGGTCTTCAAACTTGCCACTGGTGTATGCAAACCCCTCAACGATTACGTGGTCCTAAACCAATCAGATGGCGTGTATACCTTTGCTTTTGCCAATGAAAAACGG GAGGACTGTTTGGTATGTGGAAGGAAAGCAAACATATTGAATATCAAAGAAGACGCAAAACTAGAGGAGCTCATCAGCAAACTGTGCCAAGATGACGGAGCCAGAATGAAAAACCCAGGACTGACGACCAATGTGAATGGAAAGCAAATGACACTCTACATAGCCACTGTGCCAAGCATCGAGAGGCAAACCAGGCCAAATCTGAAGAAGACGCTCACTGAGCTTGGATTGGTCAATGGAGCCGAAATTGTTGTTGCAGATGAGACCTCCCCCATGTCCATGACTTTCAAGCTTAATTTTAACTAG